The DNA sequence caGACACACACGCCCAGGAGCTCCTCCCAGCAAACAGGCTTTAGCCACATGCCATTTGGAGGCGGGGGGTCATTCTGAGTTTCCTTACGGAAGGAAGAAGCTCATACCACAGCCCTGCTGCGGCTCCTCATCTCCTGCCCCACGGGAaggctctgctccagctctgccgTGGCCGGTTTAGCCAGCCCAGCGTGCCCCAGCACAACAAGAGGCGTGGACTGCAGCCACGGCTGCATGGGAGGCACCCTGGGAGCTCAGGgacacccagccctgctgcagggacGGCACCAGGAAGATGGAAATAAACACCAAGCAGAGCCAGAGAGCGGTCCCTGGGGAGCTCAGTAAGGGCCAGGCTGGTGTCTCTGCCCCTCGCTCACCTTGCTGGAGCTCGCTGAAGCTGATGGAGCCTGACTGGTCCCTGTCGTACTGCTGGAAGAGGTTCTTCCACTGCTGGATGAAGCGCAGCAAGGCCGAGAAGCCGTACACGTCTATGCGTCCCGACCTGGTCTTATCGAACATGTCTGCGGAGGAAGGAGCgaagagcaggagcagggcagcgaGGAGCAAGGACATGCTGCAGACACTCCCAGAGAGCTCAGGATCTGCGCCATAGCTTCTCAGCACCCCGCTCCAGCCCCAAAAGCCCTCCCTCACCAGCACTGCAATCAACCAGGACCACTCAGTCCCTAAGAGGCTGTTAGGAAACGGCACCAAAACCCGATGCTGGGGCAAGCAGGGGAATGGGGCGACTCTGGCTCTCTGGGAGCTGGGTtccctttccccagcagcacTTTGGGCCCCTGACTCGTGTCCTCCACCAAAAGGGTGCTCGGAGCTGCCTGGCTCGCCCAGCTCTCGCTCCGGAGAGCACTTACAGCTGCTCAGGTACCAGGGGAGTgtgggctgggctgtgccccAACAGAGACATCTCTCAAGGAGCCCAGAATCGGGcgcagcaggagggcagggggagcccGGACTCACTGATCATCAGCAGGCAGGTCTCGTCGTTGAACGTCGACCAGTTGGAGTTGACCAGCGCCTGCTTCAGCTCCTTCACGGAGATGTACCCGCTGCGATCCGCATCGACCGCCTGGAACCAGGAGAAGGCCTCGGGGTCCACGCCCGGGGGGGCATTACCTGCGCGGGGAGAGGCCAGCAGCGGCTGTCACGTCCCCGCGGAGAAGCCTGGCTGGTCCATCGCCGGGGACAGCACACGGGGACGCAGCCATCACCCAGGGACCGCACGGGGAGCAGgtcagcggggccgggggctcggcacggcggggaaggggggggtcAGCCAGAGCCCCCGCGTAGGTCGGGACCGGAGAGCGACCCAGGGGCTGCTGCCCCATAACCCCGGCTCTGAAGGTCGATCGCTGGGGCTCGGGGCTGCGGCCGCTCCGGCTCCTCGGGGTTTTAACGTAATAAACCGGGACTTGGCGATTTCCTTCGTACGGTTAATGAACGCGAGCTGGGCGAGGGGCGCCGAGCCGGCCCCTCCCGACGGCACCGGGCTGGGGAgcgccccccgcccctgcccctCTGTCCCGGGCACCCGCCGCAGCGGGGACTCCTCGGACTCGCGGCCCCACTCACCTCCGGGAGCCGCCCCGCCGTAAGGCCCGGGCTGGGGCCCGCCGTAGGGCCCGCCGTAGGGCCCCCCGGGCGGGGGCTGTCCGTAGGGCGCCCCGGGGGCCTGTCCTGCGCCGGGGAAGCCCTGCGGAGGGGGCAGAGCCCGGTGTGAGGCGGGCACCGGGCACCGCAccgggccccgcgccccccccggcccctcaccccggccccccccgcgcccgccgcccccggcccggccccaccTGCCCCGGGTACGCCGCCATGGCTCCGCTACCGGCCcgctggccccgccccgccggcgtCACGGGCGGCGCGCACGCCCATTGGCCGGGGCGGGAGGAAGTGGGCGGTGACGCGCGGGTAGGGCGGGGCTTAAGGCGGCAACGGCCCCCGGGCGGGGTGGGGCCCACCGAGCCGGGCCGGGATCCCGGGAGCTGGGCCGGGATCGGCCTGGGAGGGGGGCCGGGGTCCCCAAAGATCAGCGCTGAGATCTGGTCTGGGATCCCCTGGGATCAGGACTGGGATGTCCTGGAATCGGGGCTGGGATCTCCCTGGGATCAGGGCTGGGATCCATCTGGATCAGGGCTGGGATCTCCTGGAATCAGGGCTGGGATCTCCCTGGGATCAGGGCTGGGATCCCTCCAGATCAGACCTGGTATCCCCCAGATCATGACTTGGATCTCCTGGAATCAGGGCTGGGATCCCCCAGGATCAGGGCTGGGATCCATCTGGATCAGGGCTGGGATCTCCTGGAATCAGGGCTGGGATCCCTCCAGATCAGACCTGGGATCCCCCAGATCATGACTTGGATCTCCTGGAATCAGGGCTGGGATCCCCCAGGATCAGGGCTGGGATCCATCTGGATCAGGGCTGGGATCTCCTGGAATCAGGGCTGGGATCCCTCCAGATCAGGGCTGGGATCCATTCGGATGAGGGCTTGGATCCCCTGGGATCAGGGCTGGGATCTCCCGGGATCAGGGCTGGGATCCCCCAGGATCAGGGCTGGGATCCTTCAGGATCAGGGCTGGGATCCCCAGGGATCAGGGCTCGGATCCATCCAGATCAAGGCTGGGATCTCCTGGAATCAGGGCTGGGATCCCCCGGGATCAGGGCTGGAATATCCTGGGATCAGGGCTGGGATCCTCTGGAATCAGGGCTGGGATCCTCCAGGATCAGGGCTGGGATCTCCTGGAATCAGGGCTGGGTTCCCTCCAGATCAGGGCTGGGATCTCCTGGGATCAGGACTGGGATCCACTGGAATGAGGGCTGGGATCTCCCTGGGATCAGGGCTGGGATCCCTCCAGATCAGACCTGGTATCCCCCAGATCATGACTTGGATCTCCTGGAATCAGGGCTGGGATCCCCCAGGATCAGGGCTGGGATCCATCTGGATCAGGGCTGGGATCTCCTGGAATCAGGGCTGGGATCCCTCCAGATCAGACCTGGGATCCCCCAGATCATGACTTGGATCTCCTGGAATCAGGGCTGGGATCCCCCAGGATCAGGGCTGGGATCCATCTGGATCAGGGCTGGGATCTCCTGGAATCAGGGCTGGGATCCCTCCAGATCAGGGCTGGGATCCATTCGGATGAGGGCTTGGATCCCCTGGGATCAGGGCTGGGATCTCCCGGGATCAGGGCTGGGATCCTTCAGGATCAGGGCTGGGATCCCCAGGGATCAGGGCTCGGATCCATCCAGATCAAGGCTGGGATCTCCTGGAATCAGGGCTGGGATCCCCCGGGATCAGGGCTGGAATATCCTGGGATCAGGGCTGGGATCCTCTGGAATCAGGGCTGGGATCCTCCAGGATCAGGGCTGGGATCTCCTGGAATCAGGGCTGGGTTCCCTCCAGATCAGGGCTGGGATCTCCTGGGATCAGGACTGGGATCCACTGGAATGAGGGCTGGGTTCCCTCCAGATCAGGACTGGGATCTCCTGCAATCAGGGCTGGGATCCCCCGGGATCAGGACCCCGCTGTCCCCAGGATCCCCCCCCTCAGGccgcggggcaggaggggctcaGGGGCCCTGTCCCCCCAGGCAGGGTGACCTGAGCTccgtgggctggggctgccaggCCGGGCTGAGCAgggtccctggggacagggatggggacagggccGGGATCCGTCCCGCGGCCGAGCGAGGAGACAGGAGCCGTGGGGGCACCAGCACGGGTGTATTTGGCCGGGCAGGATCCACCCGCCCTCCCGATCACGACGGAGCTGTACAACACCcgcaccccccggccccccgggcCAGGCACAGCCCCCGGCACAGCGGGGAAACGATATTAACAGCAGAggcggggggcagggggggcacggggggagggggccggggacCCCCTCAGCCAAAGGGGCCCTTGAGGTTCTTGGGCTGGAAGAGGGGCTGCTCCAGGGGCACGGCGCCCAGGCACTCCGCAGGGCTGCAGTGCCCCGTCTTGCCAGGCTGCCCCGTGGCACCCGGGGGGCCGGGGACGCCGGGGATGCCCTGCTGCCCCACGGGGCCCGGGGGGCCCATCTTCCCATAGCCTGGTGGCCCTTGGGGACCTggaagagatggagagagagagagagagagggaggtggcagggtggggggctgACAGCGAGCCCCGGCGTGGGGCCGGGGGCCACGCGGAGGGAGGGGGCTCAcctgggggtcccggggggccGCTGTCCCCCATCACCCCCAcgcctttctctcctttctctcccttggCGCCCGGCTCACCTGGAGGAGAGGTGGATGGAGGGGGTGAGACCCCCACACACCCCAGCACCGGGGACACCGGGGACGCCCCGGGGAGCAGCACGTACCCCGCATGCCCGGCACGCCCTGCCGCCCCTCTCTGCCGATCTGCCCCGGCATccccggggagccggggggtcccggccgGCCGGGCAGCCCGTCCTTCCCGGGGGGACCGGGTCTCCCCGGGGATGCCACCATCTCCACGGGGAAGTGCAGCCGGGAGGTGTAGTAGGCCATTCGCTctgcggggagagggggctgcgctcagcggggctggggggacaccgggggggacaccggggtgcccccagcccccgccACCACCCCGGTACCGTCAAACATCTTGCTCAGCTCCTGCCGGATGAACCTCTTGATCTCGTCGTAATTCACCACGTCTCCCTGGGGGACACACACACGAGGGGCCGTGGCCTCATGGTGGGACGGGGTCCCGCACCCCGCTGCCCCTCCTTACCATCATCCCCGGGGGTCCCGGCAGCCCGGGGGTGCCCGCAGGTCCCGGTGAGCCGGGGGGGCCCCTCTCCCCCGCGGGCCCCCGCGGCCCCACGAGCCCCATGGAGCCGCTCTTCCCCGGCCCGCCGGGCATGCCGGCTCGGCCCTTCTCCCCGGGGTAGCCCCTCTCTCCGGGGGATCCAGCGTCACCCTGCGGGGACACGCAgaggcagggctgagccccggcACCCCcgagcggggctgcggggggccggGATGGCCA is a window from the Nyctibius grandis isolate bNycGra1 chromosome 24, bNycGra1.pri, whole genome shotgun sequence genome containing:
- the PEF1 gene encoding peflin encodes the protein MAAYPGQGFPGAGQAPGAPYGQPPPGGPYGGPYGGPQPGPYGGAAPGGNAPPGVDPEAFSWFQAVDADRSGYISVKELKQALVNSNWSTFNDETCLLMINMFDKTRSGRIDVYGFSALLRFIQQWKNLFQQYDRDQSGSISFSELQQAFSQMGYNLSPQFSQLLLARYAQRSSHPSIQLDRFIQICMQLQSVTDAFREKDTGLVGNVRLSYEDFLTMVVTRML